A section of the Agromyces aurantiacus genome encodes:
- a CDS encoding GNAT family N-acetyltransferase, with product MTDAAGPSAIRPYHAGDRDAIARICLLTAAGGGDATGVYSDDALMPEVYALPYVDFAPELAFVVDDGGRIGGYVLGVADTAAFIDWWTREWAPGFRARHPSPGPPTAHRPAYTEAQLIVDGGDPARMRIPELDRYPAHLHIDLLPEYQGRGLGRRLIDTLRAALAERGVPAVHLGMDPANTRARAFYERLGFHELPSSRVDAPRLGIATR from the coding sequence ATGACGGATGCCGCGGGGCCGTCCGCCATCCGCCCGTACCACGCCGGTGACCGCGACGCGATTGCGCGGATCTGCCTGCTGACCGCGGCGGGCGGGGGCGACGCGACCGGCGTCTACTCCGATGACGCGCTCATGCCCGAGGTCTATGCGCTGCCGTACGTCGACTTCGCGCCCGAGCTCGCGTTCGTCGTCGACGACGGCGGGCGCATCGGCGGGTACGTGCTCGGCGTCGCCGACACGGCCGCATTCATCGACTGGTGGACGCGCGAATGGGCCCCGGGCTTCCGCGCGCGCCATCCGTCGCCGGGCCCGCCGACGGCGCACCGGCCGGCGTACACCGAGGCGCAGCTGATCGTCGACGGGGGAGACCCGGCGCGCATGCGCATCCCCGAGCTCGACCGCTACCCGGCGCACCTGCACATCGACCTGCTGCCCGAGTACCAGGGCCGCGGGCTCGGGCGACGACTCATCGACACGCTGCGCGCGGCGCTCGCCGAGCGGGGCGTGCCCGCGGTGCACCTCGGCATGGATCCGGCGAACACGCGCGCACGGGCCTTCTACGAGCGGCTCGGATTCCACGAGCTGCCCTCGAGCCGGGTCGATGCGCCGAGGCTCGGCATCGCGACGCGGTGA
- a CDS encoding MFS transporter produces MSAPRRRLPLIALFAAQLCSLGGNAIALVAVPLIVLQQTGSPFAAGVAGIFATVPLVIGGALGGVLVDRFGYRASSIAADVASGVTVLAIPLLDAAGMLSFGVLLALVFLGGLLDPPGDTAKTVLMPELAALAGTPLARAAGAQSAVQRTATMVGAGTAGALVALAGPMVALLADAAGFAISALLVALLVPSRRRTGVALDRRDVAEPDPSAVDAASSAAGFVAGIRFIARTPLARAVVLLVTLTNAIDAAGIMVLKPVYASEVLGDPASLGFMVGCFAAGALTGSALFGLVGHRGSGRLMFAACFVLTGTPPYLAMALEAPPEVLFPVLAFSGLTAGALNPMISTALFGVVPDGMRARVFGAITSGVAASMPVGAFVAGVAVDAFGVTPVLAGAAVLYAVLGASPLVVRGFEGLSGARGAAPAAAPESTEVDATADPAAAAAPER; encoded by the coding sequence GTGAGCGCGCCGCGCCGCCGCCTCCCGCTGATCGCGCTGTTCGCCGCGCAGCTGTGCTCGCTCGGCGGCAACGCGATCGCGCTCGTCGCCGTGCCGCTCATCGTGCTCCAGCAGACGGGCTCGCCGTTCGCGGCGGGCGTCGCGGGCATCTTCGCCACGGTGCCGCTCGTGATCGGCGGTGCCCTCGGCGGCGTGCTCGTCGACCGGTTCGGGTACCGCGCGTCGAGCATCGCGGCGGATGTCGCGAGCGGCGTCACCGTGCTCGCGATCCCGCTGCTCGACGCCGCCGGGATGCTCTCGTTCGGCGTGCTGCTCGCGCTCGTGTTCCTCGGCGGGCTGCTCGACCCGCCCGGCGACACCGCCAAGACCGTGCTCATGCCCGAGCTCGCGGCGCTCGCGGGCACGCCGCTCGCCCGCGCGGCCGGCGCCCAGTCGGCCGTGCAGCGCACGGCCACGATGGTGGGCGCCGGCACCGCGGGTGCGCTCGTCGCGCTCGCGGGCCCCATGGTCGCGCTCCTGGCCGACGCCGCCGGATTCGCGATCTCGGCGCTGCTCGTCGCGCTGCTCGTGCCGTCGCGCCGGCGAACCGGCGTCGCGCTCGACCGCCGCGACGTCGCCGAGCCCGATCCGTCGGCCGTCGACGCGGCGTCCAGCGCGGCCGGCTTCGTCGCCGGCATCCGCTTCATCGCGCGCACGCCGCTCGCGCGCGCGGTCGTGCTGCTCGTGACCCTCACGAACGCGATCGACGCCGCCGGCATCATGGTGCTGAAGCCCGTCTACGCGTCCGAGGTGCTCGGCGACCCCGCGAGCCTGGGCTTCATGGTCGGCTGCTTCGCGGCGGGCGCGCTCACCGGCTCGGCGCTGTTCGGGCTCGTCGGCCATCGCGGCTCGGGCCGGCTCATGTTCGCCGCATGCTTCGTGCTGACGGGCACGCCGCCGTACCTCGCAATGGCGCTCGAGGCGCCGCCCGAGGTGCTCTTCCCGGTCCTCGCGTTCTCCGGCCTCACCGCCGGGGCGCTCAACCCGATGATCTCGACGGCCCTGTTCGGCGTCGTGCCCGACGGGATGCGCGCCCGGGTGTTCGGCGCGATCACCTCGGGCGTGGCGGCGTCGATGCCGGTGGGCGCATTCGTCGCCGGCGTGGCGGTCGACGCGTTCGGCGTAACGCCGGTGCTCGCCGGCGCGGCGGTGCTCTACGCGGTGCTCGGGGCGAGCCCGCTCGTGGTGCGCGGGTTCGAGGGCCTGTCGGGTGCGCGGGGCGCCGCCCCGGCCGCGGCGCCGGAGAGCACGGAGGTGGACGCGACGGCGGATCCGGCCGCTGCGGCTGCGCCCGAACGTTGA
- a CDS encoding ArsR/SmtB family transcription factor: MTSRDPGDAASIRLHDAGPMRALAHPVRLRILGLLRMDGPATVGMLAERTGEAAGSVSYHVATLAKHGFVEEAPELARDRRERWWRAAHEVTTFNSAEFLADPERHAASEALRRNVLDAYHRELLGALDAEHSLEPAWVEASDSSDGGAQLTLEEFRELAADLAAVREKWWARGREPREGTRAVRWITHVFPRSRS, translated from the coding sequence ATGACCTCACGCGATCCGGGCGACGCCGCGTCCATCCGGCTCCACGATGCGGGGCCGATGCGGGCCCTCGCGCACCCCGTGCGACTGCGCATCCTCGGCCTGCTCCGCATGGACGGCCCGGCCACGGTCGGCATGCTCGCCGAGCGCACGGGCGAGGCCGCCGGCTCCGTCAGCTACCACGTCGCGACGCTCGCGAAGCACGGCTTCGTCGAGGAGGCGCCCGAGCTCGCCCGCGACCGGCGCGAGCGCTGGTGGCGCGCCGCCCACGAGGTGACGACGTTCAACTCGGCCGAGTTCCTCGCCGACCCCGAGCGTCACGCGGCATCCGAGGCCCTGCGCCGGAACGTGCTCGACGCGTACCACCGCGAACTGCTCGGCGCGCTCGACGCCGAGCACTCCCTCGAACCCGCGTGGGTCGAGGCCTCCGACTCGAGCGACGGCGGGGCGCAGCTCACGCTCGAGGAGTTCCGCGAGCTCGCCGCCGACCTCGCCGCGGTGCGCGAGAAGTGGTGGGCGCGTGGGCGCGAGCCGCGCGAGGGCACGCGCGCCGTCCGCTGGATCACCCACGTCTTCCCGCGGAGCCGGTCGTGA
- a CDS encoding ion transporter has protein sequence MARKRSELKSTGYEIFIGALSVLSIVNLVLMYVVEDDALDTVLALMNGLCSVIFLIDFVYRLATAPQRGAYFFRHYGWADLLASLPLAQVKILRVFRLVRVYRLLADLGPRTVLRTLIRDRAGSALYALLIMGVLVLEFGSLIMLAVEQDAPDANITSGSDAVWYTMVTISTVGYGDRYPVTDFGRVIGGVIIVIGVGIFGTFTGYLANLFLAPRKAAEPEEAEAVEEPAGAPVEAVREQAPALDEAVEAVPPGARAEEPEAVLAEVRALLTRSEADLVTIRALLGPPDADSGRRPTGGPA, from the coding sequence ATGGCGAGGAAGCGGAGCGAGCTGAAGAGCACCGGCTACGAGATCTTCATCGGCGCGCTGTCGGTGCTCTCGATCGTGAACCTCGTGCTCATGTACGTCGTCGAGGACGACGCGCTCGACACGGTGCTCGCGCTCATGAACGGGCTCTGCAGCGTGATCTTCCTGATCGACTTCGTCTACCGGCTCGCGACCGCCCCGCAGCGCGGGGCCTACTTCTTCCGTCACTACGGCTGGGCCGACCTGCTGGCGAGCCTGCCGCTCGCGCAGGTGAAGATCCTGCGGGTCTTCCGGCTCGTGCGCGTCTACCGGCTGCTCGCCGACCTCGGCCCGCGCACGGTCCTGCGCACCCTCATCCGCGACCGGGCCGGGAGCGCGCTGTATGCGCTCCTGATCATGGGCGTCCTCGTCCTCGAGTTCGGCAGCCTCATCATGCTCGCCGTGGAGCAGGACGCCCCGGACGCCAACATCACCTCGGGCTCCGACGCGGTCTGGTACACGATGGTCACCATCTCGACCGTGGGCTACGGCGACCGGTACCCGGTGACCGACTTCGGCCGCGTGATCGGCGGCGTCATCATCGTCATCGGCGTGGGCATCTTCGGCACCTTCACCGGCTATCTCGCGAACCTGTTCCTGGCACCGAGGAAGGCGGCCGAGCCGGAGGAGGCCGAGGCGGTCGAGGAGCCCGCCGGCGCACCCGTCGAGGCCGTGCGGGAGCAGGCGCCCGCGCTGGACGAGGCCGTCGAGGCAGTTCCCCCGGGTGCACGCGCCGAGGAGCCCGAGGCGGTGCTCGCCGAGGTCCGCGCTCTGCTGACCCGCTCCGAGGCCGACCTCGTGACCATCAGGGCGCTGCTCGGCCCGCCGGACGCGGACTCCGGGCGCCGGCCAACCGGCGGGCCGGCCTGA
- a CDS encoding acetate/propionate family kinase yields MSIVLVVNSGSSSLKYQLVDVAAGAALATGLVERIGHDDGRATHAVRGPAAGAGGAGEGEVREDLAVRDHDAAFDWMLRAFAEHGPSLEDHAPVAVGHRVVQGGARFFEPTVITELVKINIDELSVLAPLHNPANLAGIVSAERAFPGVPHVAVFDTAFHQTMPPAAYTYAIDREVAERHRVRRYGFHGTSHRYVSRAAAGFLGRPVEELKLIVLHLGNGASACAVDGGRSVETSMGMTPLEGLVMGTRSGDVDPAVLLHLQRRAGLDVDGVDDLLNKRSGILGLGGHGDMRDLVGAAEAGDARAELALDVYAHRIRSYVGAYAAQLGRVDAIVFTAGVGENAAEVRRRSLAGLEGFGIELDDARNAERRGGARRISSDDSRTDVLVVPTNEELEIARQTLEVVAG; encoded by the coding sequence GTGAGCATCGTCCTCGTCGTGAACTCCGGGTCGTCGTCGCTGAAATACCAGCTGGTCGACGTGGCTGCGGGGGCCGCCCTGGCGACCGGGCTCGTGGAGCGCATCGGGCACGACGACGGCCGTGCGACGCACGCTGTGCGCGGTCCGGCCGCCGGTGCCGGAGGCGCGGGCGAGGGCGAGGTCCGCGAGGACCTCGCGGTGCGCGACCACGACGCCGCGTTCGACTGGATGCTGCGCGCGTTCGCCGAGCACGGACCGTCGCTCGAGGATCACGCCCCGGTGGCCGTCGGCCACCGCGTCGTCCAGGGCGGGGCGCGCTTCTTCGAGCCCACGGTGATCACCGAGCTCGTGAAGATCAACATCGACGAGCTGTCGGTGCTCGCCCCGCTGCACAATCCGGCGAACCTCGCGGGCATCGTCTCGGCCGAGCGGGCGTTCCCCGGCGTGCCGCACGTCGCGGTGTTCGACACGGCCTTCCACCAGACCATGCCGCCCGCCGCGTACACGTACGCGATCGACCGGGAGGTCGCCGAGCGGCACCGGGTGCGCCGGTACGGCTTCCACGGCACGTCGCATCGCTACGTCTCGCGTGCCGCGGCCGGGTTCCTCGGGCGCCCGGTCGAGGAGCTGAAGCTCATCGTGCTGCACCTCGGCAACGGCGCGTCGGCGTGCGCCGTCGACGGCGGCCGCTCCGTCGAGACCAGCATGGGGATGACGCCGCTCGAGGGCCTCGTCATGGGCACGCGATCCGGCGACGTCGACCCGGCGGTGCTGCTGCACCTGCAGCGACGGGCCGGATTGGACGTGGACGGGGTCGACGACCTGCTGAACAAGCGCAGCGGCATCCTCGGGCTCGGCGGGCACGGCGACATGCGCGACCTCGTGGGCGCGGCGGAGGCGGGCGACGCCCGGGCCGAACTCGCGCTCGACGTGTACGCGCACCGCATCCGGTCGTACGTGGGCGCCTACGCGGCGCAGCTCGGCCGCGTCGACGCGATCGTCTTCACGGCCGGCGTGGGGGAGAACGCGGCGGAGGTGCGACGGCGTTCGCTGGCGGGGCTCGAGGGGTTCGGCATCGAGCTCGACGACGCGCGCAATGCCGAGCGGCGCGGCGGGGCGCGCCGGATCTCGAGCGACGACTCGCGCACCGACGTGCTGGTGGTGCCGACGAACGAGGAGCTCGAGATCGCACGTCAGACGCTGGAGGTCGTGGCGGGCTGA
- a CDS encoding aminoglycoside phosphotransferase family protein yields the protein MSDLGPVDPGRAADLAWLRRWRLHPEGDAMTTASSTLLAVRTEDGTPAMLKIAHVDEEARGAGLLVALDGEGVARVLRRDHSAMLLEWAGGSGDLVGMVRAGRDDEATRILCSVAARVHAQTGRVTALREPPHLLDLETWFRRLFAHADELGPVHRAGAALARRLLDEEREPVVLHGDLHHANVLDFGERGWLAIDPKGLVGDAEFDVCNVLCNPHDRALAPGRLARQFGIVVAETGFEERRVRDWLVAWCALSSTWFALDDDPERADAVARIGEIAAGLDAVS from the coding sequence ATGAGCGATCTCGGACCCGTGGACCCCGGCCGTGCGGCCGACCTCGCCTGGCTCCGCCGGTGGCGCCTGCATCCGGAGGGTGATGCGATGACCACCGCGTCCAGCACCCTGCTGGCGGTGCGCACCGAGGACGGCACGCCGGCCATGCTCAAGATCGCGCACGTCGACGAGGAGGCGAGGGGCGCCGGACTGCTCGTCGCGCTCGACGGCGAGGGCGTCGCCAGGGTGCTCCGGCGCGATCACTCGGCGATGCTGCTCGAGTGGGCCGGCGGCTCAGGCGACCTGGTCGGGATGGTGCGTGCGGGCCGGGACGACGAGGCCACCCGGATCCTCTGCTCGGTCGCGGCGCGCGTGCACGCGCAGACCGGGCGAGTCACGGCGCTTCGGGAGCCGCCGCACCTGCTGGACCTCGAGACCTGGTTCCGCAGGCTCTTCGCGCATGCCGACGAACTCGGTCCGGTGCATCGCGCGGGCGCCGCCCTGGCCCGCCGGCTGCTCGACGAGGAACGCGAGCCGGTCGTGCTGCACGGCGACCTGCACCACGCGAACGTGCTCGACTTCGGCGAGCGCGGATGGCTCGCGATCGACCCGAAGGGCCTCGTCGGCGATGCCGAGTTCGACGTGTGCAACGTGCTGTGCAACCCGCACGACCGCGCGCTCGCGCCCGGGCGGCTGGCGCGCCAGTTCGGGATCGTCGTCGCCGAGACCGGCTTCGAGGAGCGCCGCGTGCGGGACTGGCTCGTCGCGTGGTGCGCGCTCTCGTCGACGTGGTTCGCGCTCGACGACGATCCCGAACGCGCCGATGCGGTGGCTCGGATCGGCGAGATCGCCGCGGGGCTCGACGCCGTCAGTTGA
- a CDS encoding helicase HerA-like domain-containing protein: protein MSDDAVKRAQEAAAAAAAAAEALQQQAREAIRKAEEAAALAKAAAEAAAETPETPERPVPAEERPPAADPSGTPPAHSDSEPGPLAADQVEAIRAGYAFEGAALEMGALVNGEAMPDVPVRIPLAMTNRHGLVAGATGTGKTRTLQVLAEQLAANGVAVFAADIKGDLSGVATPGEGNEKLLERTAGIGQEWVPASFPTEFFSLGGVGRGVPIRATISGFGPLLLSKVLGLNETQESSLGLVFHYANRNGLALLDLDDLRAVLAYLVSDEGKAELEGLGGLSKATVGVILRELITFADQGADVFFGEPEIDTAEFLRTAADGRGVISLLEVPGVADKPALYSTFLMWLLADLYGGLPEVGDLDKPKLVFFFDEAHLLFNGASKDFLAQVVQTVRLIRSKGVGVFFVTQTPKDVPGDVLAQLGSRVQHQLRAFTPDDAKALRATVSTYPNSGYDLEETLTVLGTGEAIVTVMNEKGAPSPVAWTRLRAPQASMSPSPDAAIDAAVAASPLTAKYGTAIDRESAHELLTKRMADAAAAADAAEAAKAKAEADAEYEKMQAKIRADQEKAEKKAQAEYDRMMKKTSPTSRSRSRTPERSSLEQVLGSKQTQKIIGQVLTGLFGMAKRR, encoded by the coding sequence ATGTCGGACGACGCGGTGAAGCGGGCACAGGAGGCGGCCGCGGCCGCGGCGGCAGCGGCCGAGGCGCTGCAGCAGCAGGCGCGGGAGGCGATCCGGAAGGCCGAGGAGGCTGCGGCGCTCGCGAAGGCGGCGGCCGAGGCCGCGGCCGAGACGCCCGAGACGCCCGAACGGCCCGTGCCCGCCGAGGAGCGCCCGCCGGCCGCGGACCCGTCCGGAACGCCACCCGCGCACTCCGACTCCGAGCCGGGCCCGCTCGCCGCCGACCAGGTCGAGGCGATCCGGGCCGGCTACGCGTTCGAGGGCGCCGCGCTCGAGATGGGCGCGCTCGTCAACGGCGAGGCCATGCCCGACGTGCCCGTGCGGATCCCGCTCGCCATGACGAACCGGCACGGCCTGGTCGCGGGCGCCACCGGCACCGGGAAGACGCGCACGCTCCAGGTGCTGGCCGAGCAGCTCGCCGCCAACGGCGTCGCGGTGTTCGCGGCCGACATCAAGGGCGACCTCTCCGGGGTGGCCACGCCGGGCGAGGGCAACGAGAAGCTGCTCGAGCGCACCGCGGGCATCGGCCAGGAATGGGTTCCCGCGAGCTTCCCGACCGAGTTCTTCTCCTTGGGCGGGGTCGGCCGTGGCGTCCCGATCCGCGCGACGATCTCGGGCTTCGGCCCGCTGCTGCTGAGCAAGGTGCTGGGCCTCAACGAGACGCAGGAGTCGAGCCTCGGGCTCGTCTTCCACTACGCCAACCGGAACGGACTCGCGCTCCTCGACCTCGACGACCTGCGCGCCGTGCTCGCGTACCTCGTGAGCGACGAGGGCAAGGCCGAGCTCGAGGGCCTGGGCGGACTGTCCAAGGCCACCGTCGGCGTCATCCTGCGCGAGCTCATCACCTTCGCCGACCAGGGCGCCGACGTGTTCTTCGGCGAGCCCGAGATCGACACGGCCGAGTTCCTGCGGACGGCCGCCGACGGTCGTGGCGTCATCAGCCTGCTCGAGGTCCCGGGCGTCGCCGACAAGCCCGCACTGTACTCGACGTTCCTCATGTGGCTGCTCGCCGACCTGTACGGCGGGCTACCCGAGGTGGGCGACCTCGACAAGCCCAAGCTCGTGTTCTTCTTCGACGAGGCGCACCTGCTGTTCAACGGCGCGTCGAAGGACTTCCTCGCGCAGGTCGTGCAGACCGTCCGGCTCATCCGCTCGAAGGGCGTCGGGGTGTTCTTCGTCACGCAGACCCCGAAGGACGTGCCGGGCGACGTGCTCGCGCAACTCGGCTCGCGCGTGCAGCACCAGCTGCGCGCGTTCACGCCCGACGACGCGAAGGCGCTGCGTGCGACCGTCTCGACCTACCCGAACTCGGGCTACGACCTCGAGGAGACGCTGACCGTGCTCGGCACGGGCGAGGCGATCGTGACCGTGATGAACGAGAAGGGCGCGCCGAGCCCGGTGGCGTGGACGCGATTGCGCGCACCGCAGGCGTCGATGTCGCCGAGCCCGGATGCTGCGATCGACGCCGCGGTCGCGGCATCCCCGCTGACGGCGAAGTACGGCACCGCGATCGATCGCGAGTCGGCGCACGAGCTGCTGACCAAGCGCATGGCCGACGCCGCGGCCGCCGCCGACGCCGCCGAGGCCGCGAAGGCCAAGGCCGAGGCCGACGCGGAGTACGAGAAGATGCAGGCGAAGATCCGCGCCGACCAGGAGAAGGCCGAGAAGAAGGCGCAGGCCGAATACGACCGGATGATGAAGAAGACCTCGCCCACGTCGAGGTCGCGATCGCGCACGCCCGAGCGGTCGTCGCTCGAACAGGTGCTCGGCTCGAAGCAGACCCAGAAGATCATCGGGCAGGTCCTGACCGGCCTGTTCGGCATGGCCAAGCGGCGATGA
- a CDS encoding rhodanese-like domain-containing protein translates to MQKLRLSLSAVIAAAALALTGCTAADPIEVTADTVVVDVRTPAEYAEGHLDGAVNLDLTSGELAAEIPALEPDADYVVYCKSGNRSAQATALMEEAGLDVTDAGSIQQAADATGLPIVN, encoded by the coding sequence ATGCAGAAGCTCCGTCTCTCCCTCTCCGCGGTCATCGCCGCCGCGGCCCTCGCCCTGACCGGCTGCACCGCGGCCGACCCGATCGAGGTCACGGCCGACACCGTCGTGGTCGACGTGCGCACGCCCGCCGAGTACGCCGAGGGCCACCTCGACGGCGCCGTCAATCTCGACCTCACGTCGGGCGAACTCGCCGCCGAGATCCCCGCACTCGAGCCCGACGCCGACTACGTCGTGTACTGCAAGTCGGGCAACCGCTCGGCGCAGGCGACCGCGCTGATGGAGGAGGCGGGCCTCGACGTCACCGACGCCGGGTCGATCCAGCAGGCGGCGGATGCCACGGGGCTGCCGATCGTCAACTGA
- the pta gene encoding phosphate acetyltransferase — MAHSIYICSAEGNTGKSTVALGTVDTLSRRATRVGVYRPIARSTEERDYVLELLLAHDGVIDLGYEDAIGVTYEEVHSDPEGALATIVRRFKAVESRCDVVVVIGSDYTDVASPTELAFNARIAANLGAPVLLVVGGRVPHGRGASERLGYIDARTPDEIAQLTELAVEELAREHATVLGIVANRADPDRLEQVVEAVRASAGGVAAIAPSARAGLEGGVAAVAVWAIPEDPYLVAPSMRSIMHAVDGTLYAGDPELLEREALGVVIAAMSMENVLARLIEGSVVIVPGDRSEVLLGVLTANASATFPSISGILLNGGFAVSETVERLIEGLKSSLPIIRTELGSYDAALAITSTRGRLAAESQRKRDTALSLFEKHVDGPALLDRLEVASTDVVTPLMFEYGLLARARQARKHIVLPEGYDDRILRAAATLLARDVADLTILGEEIEIRSRAIGLGLDISKATVLSNHDHVLVYRFADEYQRRRAHKGVTLEQARDAVQDVSYFGTMMVELGLADGMVSGAMHTTAHTIRPAFEIIKTKPGVEVVSSVFLMALADRVLVYGDCAIVPDPTAEQLADIAISSAATAAQFGIEPRVAMLSYSTGESGSGADVDKVRRATEFVRERAPELPVEGPIQYDAAADAAVARTKMPESDVAGRATVFVFPDLNTGNNTYKAVQRSAGAVAIGPVLQGLRKPVNDLSRGALVQDIVNTVAITAIQAAADDGLAHVAGPLEQLEARTASS, encoded by the coding sequence GTGGCGCACAGCATCTACATCTGCTCCGCGGAAGGGAACACCGGCAAGTCGACCGTCGCCCTCGGCACCGTCGACACGCTGAGCCGGCGCGCGACCCGCGTCGGGGTGTACCGTCCGATCGCCCGCTCGACCGAGGAGCGCGACTACGTGCTCGAGCTGCTGCTCGCGCACGATGGCGTGATCGACCTCGGCTACGAGGATGCGATCGGGGTGACCTACGAGGAGGTGCACTCCGACCCCGAGGGCGCGCTCGCGACGATCGTGCGCCGCTTCAAGGCCGTCGAGTCGCGGTGCGACGTGGTCGTGGTGATCGGCTCCGACTACACGGATGTCGCGAGCCCGACCGAGCTGGCGTTCAACGCGCGCATCGCTGCGAACCTCGGCGCTCCCGTGCTGCTCGTCGTGGGCGGGCGCGTGCCGCACGGTCGCGGTGCGAGCGAGCGCCTGGGGTACATCGACGCGCGCACGCCCGACGAGATCGCGCAGCTGACCGAACTCGCGGTCGAGGAGCTCGCGCGCGAGCACGCGACCGTGCTGGGCATCGTGGCCAACCGCGCTGATCCCGACCGGCTCGAGCAGGTCGTCGAGGCCGTGCGTGCGTCGGCGGGCGGGGTCGCCGCGATCGCGCCATCCGCTCGGGCCGGCCTCGAGGGCGGTGTTGCCGCCGTCGCGGTCTGGGCGATCCCGGAGGACCCGTACCTCGTGGCGCCGTCGATGCGGAGCATCATGCACGCGGTCGACGGCACGCTCTACGCGGGCGATCCCGAACTGCTCGAGCGCGAGGCGCTCGGCGTCGTGATCGCGGCGATGTCGATGGAGAACGTGCTCGCGCGGCTCATCGAGGGCTCGGTCGTGATCGTCCCGGGCGACCGCAGCGAGGTGCTGCTCGGCGTGCTCACCGCGAATGCGTCGGCGACCTTCCCGTCGATCTCGGGCATCCTGCTGAACGGCGGGTTCGCGGTCTCCGAGACCGTCGAGCGGCTCATCGAGGGCTTGAAGTCGAGCCTGCCGATCATCCGCACCGAGCTCGGCAGCTACGACGCGGCGCTCGCGATCACGTCGACGCGCGGCCGGCTCGCGGCCGAGTCGCAGCGCAAGCGCGACACCGCGCTCTCGCTGTTCGAGAAGCACGTCGACGGGCCCGCGCTGCTCGACCGGCTCGAGGTCGCCTCGACCGACGTCGTCACGCCGCTCATGTTCGAGTACGGCCTGCTGGCGCGGGCGCGCCAGGCCCGCAAGCACATCGTCCTGCCCGAGGGGTACGACGACCGCATCCTGCGCGCGGCGGCGACGCTGCTCGCGCGCGACGTCGCCGACCTCACGATCCTCGGCGAGGAGATCGAGATCCGCTCGCGCGCGATCGGCCTCGGCCTCGACATCTCGAAGGCGACCGTGCTCTCGAACCACGACCACGTGCTCGTGTACCGCTTCGCCGACGAGTACCAGCGCCGTCGCGCGCACAAGGGCGTCACGCTCGAGCAGGCGCGCGACGCGGTGCAGGACGTCTCGTACTTCGGCACGATGATGGTCGAGCTCGGCCTGGCCGACGGCATGGTGTCGGGCGCGATGCACACGACGGCGCACACCATCCGGCCGGCGTTCGAGATCATCAAGACCAAGCCCGGCGTCGAGGTCGTCTCGAGCGTGTTCCTCATGGCGCTCGCCGACCGGGTGCTCGTGTACGGCGACTGCGCGATCGTGCCCGACCCGACCGCCGAGCAGCTGGCCGACATCGCGATCTCGTCGGCCGCGACGGCCGCGCAGTTCGGCATCGAGCCGCGCGTGGCGATGCTGTCGTACTCGACGGGCGAGTCCGGGTCGGGGGCGGATGTCGACAAGGTGCGCCGTGCGACCGAGTTCGTGCGCGAGCGCGCGCCCGAGCTGCCGGTCGAGGGTCCGATCCAGTACGACGCGGCGGCCGACGCGGCGGTCGCGCGCACCAAGATGCCCGAGTCGGATGTCGCGGGGCGCGCCACCGTGTTCGTCTTCCCCGACCTCAACACGGGCAACAACACCTACAAGGCCGTGCAGCGCTCGGCCGGCGCCGTCGCGATCGGGCCGGTGCTCCAGGGCCTTCGCAAGCCGGTCAACGACCTCTCGCGCGGCGCGCTCGTGCAGGACATCGTGAACACGGTCGCGATCACCGCCATCCAGGCCGCGGCCGACGACGGGCTCGCGCATGTGGCCGGACCGCTCGAGCAGCTCGAGGCGCGGACGGCCTCGTCGTGA
- the trxA gene encoding thioredoxin, translated as MATVNITHDTIESTITENDIVLLDFWAEWCGPCRMFGPIFERASEEHADVVFGKVDTEAEQALAAGFRITSIPTLVVFRQGIIVFAQPGALNGAQLEQVVQGAKALDMDDVRRQLAEQQAAQQA; from the coding sequence ATGGCCACCGTGAACATCACCCACGACACCATCGAGTCCACCATCACGGAGAACGACATCGTCCTCCTCGACTTCTGGGCCGAATGGTGCGGTCCGTGCCGCATGTTCGGCCCCATCTTCGAGCGCGCCTCGGAGGAGCACGCCGACGTCGTCTTCGGCAAGGTCGACACCGAGGCCGAGCAGGCGCTCGCGGCCGGGTTCCGCATCACGTCGATCCCGACGCTCGTCGTGTTCCGCCAGGGCATCATCGTCTTCGCCCAGCCCGGTGCGCTCAACGGCGCGCAGCTCGAGCAGGTCGTGCAGGGCGCGAAGGCGCTCGACATGGACGACGTCCGCCGGCAGCTCGCCGAGCAGCAGGCCGCGCAGCAGGCGTGA